AGGTTTCCTTGGATCCTAAAGATATTAAATATGGTTACTGCACGACAGTTCTTTTTGAGACTGGTAAGGGAACAACTTATGATCGTGACTGGAGTTACGACGATTTTTACAAAGATTTGAGTGAATTGGGTGATTCTTTGCTTGTTATCGCTGACGATGGTTTGGTCAAAACACATGTACATACAGAAAATCCTGGTGCTATTTTGACTGAGGCAACGCATTATGGTTCGATTCGTTGGGTCAAGATCGATAACATGCGCGATCAGCAGCAGGCTGTGATCGATCGTGTTGCTAAAGAACAGACTGAGAAAAAAAGAGAACCTGTTGAGACGGCTGTAATTACGGTTGCTTCTGGTCATGGTGTGGCTGAACTGTTCGAGTCAATGGGTGTGACTGATGTAATTACAGGCGGCCAGACCATGAATCCATCAACCAAGGATTTATTGAATGCAATCAAAGTTAGTGGTGCCAAAAAAGCGATTATTCTTCCTAACAACAGCAATATCTTTATGGCAGCCAGCCAGGCCGCTGAGATGGCAAAAGTACCTGTTGAGATTGTCAAATCCAAGACCATTCAGCAAGGTTTGACAGCCATGTTGGGTTATAATCCGGAGCTTGATGTTAAAGAGAATGCCAAGGAAATGATTGATCAGCTGGATACGGTCAAATCAGCTGAAATTACAAAAGCTGTTCGCGATACTGTTTTAGATGGCAAAGATATCAAACGTGGTGAGTACATTGCGATTGTCGATGGCAAGATTCAGGCGAATGGTCGAAAGATTCGTGATGTGGCTGTTAATGCAGTCAAAACAATGCTTGATGAAGATTCTGAAATTGTCACAGTTATCTATGGCAGTGAATCTAATGAAAAAGAAGCTGACCAATTAGTAAAAGCAATTTCTAAGCTGAATAGTGATTTGGAAACTGAAGTTCATGAGGGTGATCAGCCTTTATATCCATTTTTGATTTCGGTTGAATAATTTTTTAGTTCATAACACAGCATCAAAATCCGTCCTAGGCGGATTTTTTGTTTGGCCCGCCACAAGAGCTCTTGGCAAAATTGAACAGTGGAAGTAATATAATCTTTCTGTGAGTCTTTTTGATCCAATTACAAAACTTTCTGGTGTTGGCGATAAACGCGCTGAGGCTTTGAAGCAATTAGGAATTGAAAACATTGAGGATCTGCTGACTTATTATCCCTTTCGCTATGATGACTTTGAGACACGTCTGCCCAGCCAAACGGATGATGGCCAAAAAGTTACTTTTAAGGGTATTGTCAGTTCACCCCCGGTCTTGACACATTTTGGTTATCATAAATCCCGGCTCTCATTCCACTTGCTGATTGCCCATGATAATATTTCTGTTTCTTTTTTTAATCAGCCATGGTTGGAAGAACGTGTTGAAGTAGAGCAGGAAATCGCTGTTTTTGGGACCTATGATGCGATTCACGCATCGTTAGCCGGCCAAAAGATTATCAATTTGGCTGAGAATTCGTTGGCAGCTGTTTATCCTTCCAGCCAAGCGATTCATGCAAAAACAATTCAGCAGCTGATTCAAAAAGCTTACAGTCTCTATGCCAACCAAATTGAAGATCTGATACCAGCTGATTTACGTCAGCTATATCGTTTGCAGCCTCGGAAAAAACAGATTCACGATATGCATTTTCCAAATGATGCCGAGGAGGCTCGTCTGGCACGCCGTTCTGCTGCTTTTGAGGAGTTCTTTATTTTTCAAATGCGTCTGCAGCTTTTGAAGTTATCTGCTCAGGAACACCAAGGACGAGCAGTCAATTATGATAACCAAGTCCTACAGGATTTTGTTGAGCGGCTGCCATATCGCCTGACTGATGCTCAACAGAAAGTGCTGGACGAAATTCTTCAGGATTTAAGCGCACCGATTCATATGAATCGCCTGCTGCAGGGGGATGTCGGGTCTGGTAAAACGATTGTGGCCGCTATTGCGATGCTGGCTGCCTATAGCGCTGGTTTTCAAGCTGCGATTATGGTGCCGACCGAAATTTTGGCCCAGCAGCATGCCATTAATTTGAGCAATTTATATGAATCCTGCGGCCTGCATTTACGTGTTGAGCTACTCACGTCTGGATTAAAGGCAGCTGCCCGCCGACAGATCCTGCAGGATCTGCAATCTGGCGAGATTGATATTATTGTGGGTACTCACGCTCTGATTCAGCCAGACGTGCATTTCCATAACTTGGCTTTAGCTGTTGTTGATGAACAGCACCGATTCGGTGTCAAGCAGCGTGCAGCTTTACGGGAACAGGGACAGAATCCGGATATTCTAGCCATGACCGCCACGCCCATTCCACGCACTTTGGCCATCACAGCTTATGGCGAGATGGATGTTTCAATAATTGATCAGCTGCCAAGCGGCCGGAAGCGTATTGTCACACGATGGGTTAAATCCAATCAAACTGATAATGTTTTTCAATGGGTTAAAAAGCAAATGGTTGCTGGTGCACAAGTCTATGTGGTGACGCCTTTAATTGAAGAATCGGAGACGCTGGACGTACAAAATGCTTTATTGGTTTATGATCAGCTGCAGACAGAAATGGCACCTTATCATGTGGCTTTATTGCACGGCCGTATGTCAAATGAGGATAAACAGCAAGTGATTTCAGATTTTGCTGCTAATAAGACACAATTACTGGTTACAACAACGGTCATTGAAGTGGGTGTAGACATTAAAAACGCGACCATTATGATTATCTTGGATGCGGATCGTTTCGGACTGGCGCAGCTGCACCAATTACGCGGTCGAGTCGGACGAGGTGATAAGCAGTCCTATGCGATTTTGATTTCCGATCCCAAGACGCAGTATGGGATTGATCGGATGACAGCCATCGAGTCCACGACAGATGGTTTTCAATTAGCTGAAAAAGATTTACAATTACGCGGTCCCGGCGATATGATCGGTGTCAAACAAGCTGGTCTGCCGGAATTCAATGTAGGCGATCCGGTGCATGATTTAAAAATGATGGAGATCGCTCAGCAAGCCGCAATCGAGATTACGAGGCAGCCGCACTGGGATTCTGACAAAGACCATGCCGGACTGGTAAAATATTTGTCGTTGACTATGTATCGATATAAGGACTTTGACTAAGATGAGTAAATTATATACAATTGCGATCGACGCAATGGGGGGCGACAACGCTCCTGAAGAAATTGTGAAGGGCGCTTTAATCGCTAGAGACCGGTATGATAATCTGCAATTGGATCTATATGGGGATAAAGGCCGGATTCTAGAGATTATTGGCGATAGTGATCAAAACAGGCTGACAATCATCAATACCACTGAGAGCATTGAAATGGGCGAAGAGCCAGTTAAGGCAGTTCGCCGGAAGAAAGATTCTTCGATGGTCGTGGCTGCTAATGCAGTTAAAGACGGCAAAGCGGATGCACTGTTTTCAGCTGGTAATACCGGTGCCTTGCTTGCGAGCGGCATTTTTATTGTTGGCCGGATTGATGGCATTCAACGACCTGGTTTGTTGACTGTGATGCCTTCTGTGGATGATCCGCAGCGTTCATGGGTGTTTATGGATGTTGGTGCTAACGCTGAAGTAAAAGCACCGTACTTGGTGCAGTTTGCCGTTTTGGGTGATTTCTATGCCACACATGTCTTAAAACGCCCGAACCCTGAGGTCAGACTTTTGAATAATGGCGCTGAAGAAGATAAGGGCGATAAGATTCATATTGAAGCGCACCAACTATTAAAGCATGTCAAAGAATTGAATTTTACCGGCAATATTGAAAGTCGTGAATTATTAAACGGTCACGCCGATGTTGTTGTGGCTGACGGTTTTTCTGGCAATGCAGCACTTAAAGCGATTGAAGGGACGGCTTTAACGATGTTTGCCGGGCTGAAAAATGTCTTGGTTCACAGCGGTTTAAAGACTAAAATCGGGGCCGCACTGGTCAAGCCGGCACTGAAAAAATTCGCTTCTGTTCTGGATTATAATAATGCTGGGGGTGCGGTTATTGCTGGTTTAAAAGCACCAGTGGTTAAAACGCATGGTTCAGCCAAAGCAAAGGCTGTCGCAAATACGATTGGTCAAATTAAAACGATTCTTGAGGTTAATTTGGTGGCGGATATCACGAAATATGTTCAGGAAAATAAAGACCAGTTCGAAGTTCATGTGGAGGAAAAATGACAAAAGAAGAAATTGCTGCTCAGTTAACAAAAGAAGTATCAACACGTTTTAATTTACCGGAATCCAAAATCACACCAGATTTGGATTTTACAAAAGATGTCGATGCCGATTCGATTGATTTTGTCGAATTAGTCATGGAATTAGAAGACAAGTACGATATTGAGATTTCTGACGATGATGCAGCCAAATTGATTACCTTTCAGTCAACAGTTGATTATTTGTACGATCACGTGAGTAAAAGATCATAAAAGAGTTAGTTTGTTGCAATTAATCAGACGTTAAAACTTTCATGCCTCCTTGTCTGGGGGGGCTTTTTGATATAATTAACAAGTTAATGGCTAGTATTCAAGAATCGATTAAAAAAGACTTCGGAATTGAGTTTTCCGATCAAAAATTATTATTAGAAGCCTTCACACAAGGCAATTATCTCAATGAGCATCCTGAGGAAGGAGGGCGTGATTATCAAAGACTCGAGTTTTTGGGCGACTCTGTCATGCAGCTGATTGTGGCTGATTATTTATTTACGCGTTATCCGGATTGGGAAGAGGGCCAATTGACCGAGATGCGTATTGCGATGGTCCAAAGCAAGTCTTTTTCACATTTTGCCAGACTGGCTCATTTTGACCGTTATATTAGATTGGGCAAAGGCGAAGAGCTGTCCGGTGCGCGTAATCGTGATGGTTTATTGGAGGATATTTGGGAGGCTTTTGTAGGTGCTTTGTATAAAGACCAAGGTGCGAAAGCTGTTTTTGATTTTTTGAATCAGATTTTTTTCCCAGCTGTCGATGCAGGGTTTTTTGAAGAGTTCATCGATTATAAGTCCAAATTACAGGAACTATTGCAAAGAGACGGTTCTGTCGATATCGAATACAAAGTGGTCAAAGAAGATTTGTCTGACGCACAAAAGCCGCACTTTGAGGTTGCTGTCTTTGTAGACGGTCAGCCATTGGGTTCTGGTTCGGGCCGGTCAATTAAAATTGCTGAGAAAAAAGCGGCTAAAGTGGCCTATGGGGATGTTCTTCCGAAATGAGACTCAAGTCGCTGGAAATTAATGGTTTTAAATCTTTTGCTGATAAAACAGTCATTGATTTCATGCCTGGCATGACCGGTATTGTCGGTCCAAACGGCTCGGGAAAGTCCAATATCATTGAGGCCATCCGTTGGGTAATGGGCGAACAATCTGCAAAGGGATTGCGCGGCAGCACGATGTCTGATGTCATTTTCGGCGGTTCAAAAAATCGCCGAGCACTCGGCCGCGCTATGGTCACGATGACGATTGATAATTCGGATCATTTTTTACATACAGATTTTGATGAAGTACAGGTATCCCGGCGTCTATACCGCGATGGCCAAGCCGAATATTTAATTAATGGGGTTAAATCTCGTTTAAAAGACATTACGGATTTATTTGTTGATACAGGATTGGGTCGGGAATCGTTTTCGATTATCAACCAAGGCAAAGTAGAAGAAATTTTTAATGCCAAAGCTGAGGACCGACGAGCGATTATCGAAGATGTCGCTGGTGTTTTTAAATACAAGCAGAATAAATTAAAAAGTCAGAATGAGTTAGCACAAACACAGGAAAATCTGGCTCGTTTATTAGATATTGTTAAAGAGATTTCCGATCGTCTTCAACCCCTTAAGGATCAAGCTGCAGAGGCGGAGGCTTTTTTGGCGCTTCGCAAACAGTTCGACCAGCTTAATTTGGTTAAATTAGTTCGCAGCCGGGCAGAATTGTCGCAAAAAGAAAAGCAGTTTACAGATGATTTGCAGCAACTCTTGCTTAAAATTCAGAAACAGGAAGAAGCTCTCAAGGATCAAGACCAGCAACAGACGGACACGAATTTACGTACCAATGGCTTGGATCATGATTTATTAGAATTGAACCGTACGATTGAGACTTTGACCCAGCGCTATGAGCATGCTATCGGGCAGCATCAGCTTCAAGAACAAAAAATCGCTTCTTTGACACAGAATAAGCAGAATCTTGATGAAGACGGGGTCAAGAACACGCAGCGCCTAGCACAGCTGGACCATCAAATTGATGGTTTGCGCACCGATACCGCTAAACTGCAGGAGCAATTGATTCAGGCTCAGGATGCTGTCCATAATATCAGCCAGGAATTAGCCGATAGCGGGGATTTAACGGCTCAGGATCAATTGGAAAATACGCGCAGCCAGTATCTGCAATCTATGCAGGATGCTGCTACATTGTCCAATCAGCTGACCAATTTAGATCGGGATCAGATGCGTATGACTTCTCGACTGGATAGCTTAAACCTTAACCGCCAGCAGGTAATGAAAGAAATTGCTGAAAAAAAACAGGCTGTTAATCAAGGCAAACAGCAGGATGATGATCAGAATTCGGATTTAGAAGCTCAGTCTCAACAGGCGCAAAAAGCGTTAAATGAGAAAAAAACTCACTTATCGACATTAAATCAAAAGCATAGTGATTTGGTTAGCCAATATAATCAGGTGCGTGTACGGGTGGAATCGCTACAAAATGCCAATGAAAATTTGGATTTGTACGTAGGCGTTCGGAATTTATTAAATAGTCGTAACCAATTTCCTGGATTGTTCGGAACTGTTGCTGAATTGATTAAAGTTGCGCCGGCATACGCACTTGCCATTGAGACGGCACTGGGCGCAGGCTTACAGAACATCGTGGTTGATACACAGGAAACGGCAAAAAACGCGATCAGCTTTTTGACTGAACGTCGTTTGGGCCGCGTCACTTTCCTACCGATTGAGACGATTAAAGCGCGTTGTCTGCCTGAAAATCTTTTACAGCGTCTAGACGGTGAATCCGAGTATGTTGGCCTGGCTGCCGACCTAATTGAACGCGATCATCAATTTTCAGCTATTATTGAAAATTTACTAGGGACAACAGTTATTGCCGAGAACCTACCAGCTGCCTTTCGTCTTTCAAAGGCGGCTAACCAACGCTGCCGGATTGTCACACTTGATGGACATGTGGTTAACGCCGGCGGATCAATTACCGGTGGTGCCAATCGCCATCAAAGCGGATTATTGTCTAAAAGAGCTGAGCTGGACCGTTTATCAGCGCAATTAGACCAAATTAAACAGCAGGGCATTCAAGCTAATCAGGATGTGCTGACAGAGCAGCGCGAAATTGCGGCAGCAGAAGCAGCCTTTGTTAAATTACGCAACCAGCTGTTAGCGGATAAAGAACGTTTGCAGCTTCAAAGTGCTCAGAAGGGTTTACTTGAAGAATCGCTTCAGCAAATGGCTAAGCAGTTAAAAGCTAATCAGCTAGAAGAAGATACCTTGAAGACGGATTTATCCCAAGCCAAACAAAATCGGCAATCGGCCGCGGTTCGTTTGCAAAAATTGCAGCAGACAAATGATCAGCTGCGTCTGACGATTCATCGTTTAACAGATAATCTGGCTGATGCACAATCTTCGGCACACCAGCAAAATGATCGTCTGGCTTCTGCCAGAGAACAACTGGCTGCCTTTAAAGTACAGAAACAGGCCGATGAGAAACGTCTTAAAGAACTTGATGATGAGCGTGTACTGCTTATTCAAGAACAGAACCAGCAGGCAGCTAAAAGCCAAACACTTGATCAGCAGCTGCAGCAGCTTCAAAGACAGATACAGCTCTCTTCGGACGCTGGCCAAGCTTCACAAGCCTTAAAAGAAGCTAATGACAAACGTGAACAGCTTCTTGTCGAACAGTCTGATTTAAAGCAGCAGGCCGATGTGCTGAGAAAGGCTATTTCTGAGCAGCAGCAGCAATTGCGGCATCTATTAGATCAAAAAAATCAGCTTGATTCCAAAAAATCAGCTGTCGTTAGTCGTTTGACTGAGCTAGACCAGCAGTTGCAGGATTTAGGAAATCCAGATATTGATCACTTGGATTTGCATTCCGATGAAAGTCTGGCTGATATTAGCCGCCAGTCAGCCGCTTTGAAGGAGGAATTAGCTAAACATAATAGTGTGAACTTAGCCGCCATTGATGAACTTAAAAGTGTTCAAGACCGTTACGATTTTCTGATCAGCCAGCGTGATGATCTGATCAAGGCTTCTGAGAATCTGCAGACCGTGATGGATGATATTGACCGAGAAGTGGTTCGACGCTTTAAAAAAACTTTCGATGCAGTTGCAGAACAATTTAAGACGACTTTTTCTGAATTATTCGGCGGCGGCCAGGGCAGCTTGGAATTAGACAACCCGAAAGATCTTCTGACGAGTGGTATCGAAATTCGCGTTCAGCCGCCTGGAAAAAAACTGCAGCGTTTGTCCCTACTTTCTGGCGGTGAAAAAGCACTCACGGCCATTGCACTGCTGCTGGCGATTTTAATTGTTCACCCAGTACCTTTTGCGATTTTAGATGAGACAGAAGCGGCTTTGGATGAAGCAAATGTCGACAATTTCGGCCGTTTTCTGAAGGATTTTTCTAATAAGACGCAGTTTATCGTGATTACGCATCGTAAAGGCACAATGCGTTACGCTAATGTATTATATGGAGTGACAATGCAGGAACCGGGTGTTTCGACAATGGTTTCTGTGGATTTAGAACAAGCCAAAGCTGCATTGGAGGGCTGATATGAGTTTATTTGACCGCTTATTAGGACGAAAAAAAGACGAAGAAACCCCGCAGAAGACCTTTTTAGGTAAAGTTAAAGATGCTTTGGCGCCTTTATCGGCTGATGAAGATCAGACCTTAGCAGAGAACAAACCAGCTTCGACGCCGCAAAAGCCCGCAGAATCTGATTCTGCCAGCAGCGAAGATCATTACGAAGCTGGTTTAACCAAAACACGGTCAAGTTTTGCTGAAAAATTCCAGTTGTTAATGGCCAATTTCCGCGCCGTCGATGAAAATTTCTTTGATGAGTTGGAGGAGACTTTGATTGCGGCTGATGTCGGTTTCGAAATTGCCTTAAAAATATCAGATGAACTCCAAGATGAAGTGCGTTTGAAAAACGCGACCAGCAAAAAAGAAGTTCAAGAAACGATCATTGAAAAATTGGTCGACGTTTATGACCAAGCCGGCAATGGTGAAGATAACAGTATGCACATGGCTGCCGCTGGTAATCCTTCGGTCTTCTTATTTGTCGGCGTCAACGGCGTTGGTAAGACAACTACGATTGGCAAAATGGCTCAATTGTACCGTCAGCAAAGCAAAAAAGTCTTATTGGCCGCTGCTGATACCTTCAGAGCTGGCGCGACCGAGCAATTAGTTGAATGGGCAAAACGTGATCAAGTCGATGTTGTGACGGGAAAAGAAAAATCCGATCCAGCTGCTGTGGTATTCGACGCTGTTAAACGAGCTGTTGACCAGCACTATGATATCTTATTCGTGGATACAGCCGGTCGTTTGCAAAATAACGAAAACTTGATGCGTGAATTGGAAAAGATGAAAAAAACGATCACGCGCCAGCTGCCGGAAGCCCCGCAAGAGGTATTGCTGGTCTTGGACGCGACGACTGGTCAGAATGCCTTGCAGCAGGCGCGCCTTTTCAAAGATTCGACTGACGTGACCGGCTTGGTGCTGACTAAATTAGACGGCACGGCTAAAGGTGGTATTGTTTTAGCTATCCGACAGGAATTGCATTTACCGGTCAAATGGGTCGGTTTGGGTGAAAAAGTCACAGATTTAGCGCCCTTTGATGCTGATCAATTCGTTTATGGTTTATTTAAGGATTTAATTTAATTTGAAATTAGCGGAAAAACAATTATCAACAGAACTGTTAGCTTTTTATGGCCCTTTGTTGTCCGATAAACAACAGGACGGCCTGCAGGCATTTTTAATTGATGATTTAAGCGTGTCGGAAATTGCTGAAAACGACGAAATCAGCCGCCAGGCGGTGTTTGATCAGTTAAAACGCGCGCTTGATAGCCTGCAGGAATTTGAATCTAAGCTGCACTTAAGAGAAAATTATCTTGCACGCAGAAAAATCGAAACACAGCTGCAAGAAAAATTTGATCCGCGTTTACTAACTACTTTAATTGATTTGGAAGAAAAATAATGGCATTTGAGAATCTAACATCCAGAATTCAAACAGCAATGAAGAACCTGTCCGGCAAGGGCAAAGTTTCTGAAGGCGATCTTGATGAGACCTTACGAGAAATTCGTCTGGCTTTATTAGAGGCCGACGTTAATTTAAAAATTGCCCGCAGTTTTATTGCTCAGGTACGAGAGAAGGCTTTAGGGGCCAAGGTTCTTGAGGGTTTAAATCCGTCAGAACAGATCATTAAAATTGTTAACGACCAACTGACTGATATGATGGGTGCTCAAGCGGTGCCTCTGAATAAGTCGCCAAAGATTCCAACGGTGATTATGATGGCTGGGCTGCAAGGTGCTGGTAAGACGACAACTGTTGCTAAGCTGGCTAATAAGTTGAAAAACGACAACCATGCTCGTCCACTATTAATTGCGGCCGACGTTTACCGTCCAGCTGCGATTGAACAGTTACAGACTTTGGGTCGCCAGCTGTCAATCCCTGTTTTTGATCAGGGTACTGACGTTGATCCGCGTCAGATTGTCAAGGATGGTTTAAAACAAGCTGATCAAGAAAAAAATGATTATGTTTTCATTGATACGGCTGGGCGTCTGCAAATCGATGAACTTTTGATGCAGGAATTAAAAGACATCGAAAAAATTGCCAAACCTGACGAAATCCTGCTGACTGTCGATGCCATGACCGGACAGAACGCGACCGAGACAGCTCAGGGCTTTAATGATGCTTTGGGTATTACGGGTGTCGTTTTGACCAAGCTGGATGGCGATACACGTGGTGGCGCTGCGTTGTCGATTCGTGAAGTCACTGGTAAGCCAATTAAGTTCGTCGGTGAAGGCGAAAAAGTGACTGATCTGGATGTTTTCTATCCTGATCGTATGGCCAGCCGAATTCTGGGCATGGGCGATATCCTTTCTCTGATCGAGAAAACACAAAAAGATGTTGATGCAAAACAAGCAGCGGCGCAACTACAAAAGCTGCAGGAAAACAGTTTTGATTTCAATGACTTTTTAGATCAGCTCAAACAGGTTCAGAACATGGGCCCAATGGAAGACATGCTGAAAATGATTCCTGGTATGGCCAATAATGCGGCTTTGGCGCAAGTTCAAGTTGGTCCCAAAGACTTCGCTCACATGGAAGCGATTGTTTATTCGATGACACCGGCCGAAAGATTGGACCCGGAACTGCTATCACCGGCACGCCGCCGCCGGATTGCTGCAGGATCTGGACGGCCTGTGATTGATGTCAATAAAATGATCAAGCAGTTTAAACAAATGCGGCAGATGATGTATAAGTTCACGAATGGCAAAGGCGGATTGCCTGCCGGCATGGAAGATATGCTTTCGGGCGTTGATCCCAGTGCGTTAGGTGCTGATCCAGCACAAATGGGCGGTATGATGCCGAGTTTTCCTAACCAGGGCGGGTTTGGTGGTAAAGTCGCCGATTTCGCCATGAAGCGTGCCTTTAAAAAAATTCAAAAAGCTAAGAAAAAGCGAAATAAAAGACGCAAATGAATACAAAAATTTTAACAACTTTAGAATTTGATGAGATTAAAAATCGACTCGATTCTTTTTTAGTAACAGCTAAGGGAAAGGAAAAACTCGCTCAGCTGCTGCCATCCGGAGATGCACAGCGAGTCAGTATTCTGTTAGGGCAGACTGACGATGCTTTGTTAATCGACCGTCGGCGTGGTGGATTGCCAATCAGGGCGACTAACGACCTCACAGAAATTTTCAAACGTATCAAGCTTAAAGCAGTGCTGGCTTCCAGTGAATTGGCTGACTTAAATGCTTCATTGCAATCCAGCCAAGCCGTGATTGATTTCTTTCAAACGATTAAAGACGAAATCTGGTTTGACAATCTGCAGCAGATTTTGTTTCTCGTGA
The Oenococcus kitaharae DSM 17330 DNA segment above includes these coding regions:
- the acpP gene encoding acyl carrier protein gives rise to the protein MTKEEIAAQLTKEVSTRFNLPESKITPDLDFTKDVDADSIDFVELVMELEDKYDIEISDDDAAKLITFQSTVDYLYDHVSKRS
- the ftsY gene encoding signal recognition particle-docking protein FtsY, with amino-acid sequence MSLFDRLLGRKKDEETPQKTFLGKVKDALAPLSADEDQTLAENKPASTPQKPAESDSASSEDHYEAGLTKTRSSFAEKFQLLMANFRAVDENFFDELEETLIAADVGFEIALKISDELQDEVRLKNATSKKEVQETIIEKLVDVYDQAGNGEDNSMHMAAAGNPSVFLFVGVNGVGKTTTIGKMAQLYRQQSKKVLLAAADTFRAGATEQLVEWAKRDQVDVVTGKEKSDPAAVVFDAVKRAVDQHYDILFVDTAGRLQNNENLMRELEKMKKTITRQLPEAPQEVLLVLDATTGQNALQQARLFKDSTDVTGLVLTKLDGTAKGGIVLAIRQELHLPVKWVGLGEKVTDLAPFDADQFVYGLFKDLI
- a CDS encoding DAK2 domain-containing protein produces the protein MEIITNVEFGRMINAAAQILTKNAQHINKLNVFPVPDGDTGTNMSLTMQSGAQYERDSTETSVAALSAAMSKGLLMGARGNSGVILSQIMRGFTKYIANFDTLDAQQFANALKAGAEAAYKSVMKPTEGTILTVIRESAAAAGQTAAKSNDLIKVSKATYDASKKALAKTPSLLPVLKEVGVVDSGGQGLVFVFQSWYEVLSGKTTQDDLDTPPDMAQFDEKSDEFDAQVSLDPKDIKYGYCTTVLFETGKGTTYDRDWSYDDFYKDLSELGDSLLVIADDGLVKTHVHTENPGAILTEATHYGSIRWVKIDNMRDQQQAVIDRVAKEQTEKKREPVETAVITVASGHGVAELFESMGVTDVITGGQTMNPSTKDLLNAIKVSGAKKAIILPNNSNIFMAASQAAEMAKVPVEIVKSKTIQQGLTAMLGYNPELDVKENAKEMIDQLDTVKSAEITKAVRDTVLDGKDIKRGEYIAIVDGKIQANGRKIRDVAVNAVKTMLDEDSEIVTVIYGSESNEKEADQLVKAISKLNSDLETEVHEGDQPLYPFLISVE
- the recG gene encoding ATP-dependent DNA helicase RecG; amino-acid sequence: MSLFDPITKLSGVGDKRAEALKQLGIENIEDLLTYYPFRYDDFETRLPSQTDDGQKVTFKGIVSSPPVLTHFGYHKSRLSFHLLIAHDNISVSFFNQPWLEERVEVEQEIAVFGTYDAIHASLAGQKIINLAENSLAAVYPSSQAIHAKTIQQLIQKAYSLYANQIEDLIPADLRQLYRLQPRKKQIHDMHFPNDAEEARLARRSAAFEEFFIFQMRLQLLKLSAQEHQGRAVNYDNQVLQDFVERLPYRLTDAQQKVLDEILQDLSAPIHMNRLLQGDVGSGKTIVAAIAMLAAYSAGFQAAIMVPTEILAQQHAINLSNLYESCGLHLRVELLTSGLKAAARRQILQDLQSGEIDIIVGTHALIQPDVHFHNLALAVVDEQHRFGVKQRAALREQGQNPDILAMTATPIPRTLAITAYGEMDVSIIDQLPSGRKRIVTRWVKSNQTDNVFQWVKKQMVAGAQVYVVTPLIEESETLDVQNALLVYDQLQTEMAPYHVALLHGRMSNEDKQQVISDFAANKTQLLVTTTVIEVGVDIKNATIMIILDADRFGLAQLHQLRGRVGRGDKQSYAILISDPKTQYGIDRMTAIESTTDGFQLAEKDLQLRGPGDMIGVKQAGLPEFNVGDPVHDLKMMEIAQQAAIEITRQPHWDSDKDHAGLVKYLSLTMYRYKDFD
- the rnc gene encoding ribonuclease III, yielding MASIQESIKKDFGIEFSDQKLLLEAFTQGNYLNEHPEEGGRDYQRLEFLGDSVMQLIVADYLFTRYPDWEEGQLTEMRIAMVQSKSFSHFARLAHFDRYIRLGKGEELSGARNRDGLLEDIWEAFVGALYKDQGAKAVFDFLNQIFFPAVDAGFFEEFIDYKSKLQELLQRDGSVDIEYKVVKEDLSDAQKPHFEVAVFVDGQPLGSGSGRSIKIAEKKAAKVAYGDVLPK
- the plsX gene encoding phosphate acyltransferase PlsX, whose translation is MSKLYTIAIDAMGGDNAPEEIVKGALIARDRYDNLQLDLYGDKGRILEIIGDSDQNRLTIINTTESIEMGEEPVKAVRRKKDSSMVVAANAVKDGKADALFSAGNTGALLASGIFIVGRIDGIQRPGLLTVMPSVDDPQRSWVFMDVGANAEVKAPYLVQFAVLGDFYATHVLKRPNPEVRLLNNGAEEDKGDKIHIEAHQLLKHVKELNFTGNIESRELLNGHADVVVADGFSGNAALKAIEGTALTMFAGLKNVLVHSGLKTKIGAALVKPALKKFASVLDYNNAGGAVIAGLKAPVVKTHGSAKAKAVANTIGQIKTILEVNLVADITKYVQENKDQFEVHVEEK
- the smc gene encoding chromosome segregation protein SMC codes for the protein MRLKSLEINGFKSFADKTVIDFMPGMTGIVGPNGSGKSNIIEAIRWVMGEQSAKGLRGSTMSDVIFGGSKNRRALGRAMVTMTIDNSDHFLHTDFDEVQVSRRLYRDGQAEYLINGVKSRLKDITDLFVDTGLGRESFSIINQGKVEEIFNAKAEDRRAIIEDVAGVFKYKQNKLKSQNELAQTQENLARLLDIVKEISDRLQPLKDQAAEAEAFLALRKQFDQLNLVKLVRSRAELSQKEKQFTDDLQQLLLKIQKQEEALKDQDQQQTDTNLRTNGLDHDLLELNRTIETLTQRYEHAIGQHQLQEQKIASLTQNKQNLDEDGVKNTQRLAQLDHQIDGLRTDTAKLQEQLIQAQDAVHNISQELADSGDLTAQDQLENTRSQYLQSMQDAATLSNQLTNLDRDQMRMTSRLDSLNLNRQQVMKEIAEKKQAVNQGKQQDDDQNSDLEAQSQQAQKALNEKKTHLSTLNQKHSDLVSQYNQVRVRVESLQNANENLDLYVGVRNLLNSRNQFPGLFGTVAELIKVAPAYALAIETALGAGLQNIVVDTQETAKNAISFLTERRLGRVTFLPIETIKARCLPENLLQRLDGESEYVGLAADLIERDHQFSAIIENLLGTTVIAENLPAAFRLSKAANQRCRIVTLDGHVVNAGGSITGGANRHQSGLLSKRAELDRLSAQLDQIKQQGIQANQDVLTEQREIAAAEAAFVKLRNQLLADKERLQLQSAQKGLLEESLQQMAKQLKANQLEEDTLKTDLSQAKQNRQSAAVRLQKLQQTNDQLRLTIHRLTDNLADAQSSAHQQNDRLASAREQLAAFKVQKQADEKRLKELDDERVLLIQEQNQQAAKSQTLDQQLQQLQRQIQLSSDAGQASQALKEANDKREQLLVEQSDLKQQADVLRKAISEQQQQLRHLLDQKNQLDSKKSAVVSRLTELDQQLQDLGNPDIDHLDLHSDESLADISRQSAALKEELAKHNSVNLAAIDELKSVQDRYDFLISQRDDLIKASENLQTVMDDIDREVVRRFKKTFDAVAEQFKTTFSELFGGGQGSLELDNPKDLLTSGIEIRVQPPGKKLQRLSLLSGGEKALTAIALLLAILIVHPVPFAILDETEAALDEANVDNFGRFLKDFSNKTQFIVITHRKGTMRYANVLYGVTMQEPGVSTMVSVDLEQAKAALEG